One Nicotiana tomentosiformis chromosome 1, ASM39032v3, whole genome shotgun sequence genomic window, agttcaaaattatcatacggagctgttggaatcatcaaaattttattccggagtcgtttgcacataatttgatatccggtcactatttgaactaaaacttttaatttttcatcaaaattccatatctcgggctagggacctcggaatttgattccgggcatatgcctaagtcccaaatcacgatacggacctaacaAAATtattaaaacactgatccgagtccgtttgctcaaaatgttgaccaaagtcaactcagttgagttttaaagctctaattcacattttaattcatttttcacctgaaaactttccgaaatttttttacggactgcacactcaagtcgagtaatggtaaatagtacttagatcacataattaatcattaaatttaaagatgatattttgggtcatcacacttaaGTTCTGTAGAGAACTTACCTGCATGGCAAGAACCTTATGCCTACCATTATTACTATGTGAGGCACTTTAAGAccaatttccagaaggcacatcccaacaaggatctgcatgatttgatgtggatggcagcaacagaccaccaagagcataaatttcggaggcacatggaatctatcaggcaggaagacgagagAGCCTATCATTGgctgatgcgacatgagcttcagaagtggactttgcatgctgatggtggaagaagatggggaattctgactacaaacgtgtcagagtctttcaatgggttattgaagtcggcaagaggattgcctgtcactgccatggtgcggatgtcgtTCAAGCAGATGGTAGAGAGATTTGTTGAAAAGACTGTAGCTGcaacgtcattgatggaaagtggtgttgaatttatgccattgccgatgaagagatttgagaaatgcaggcggcgagcacattggcattcatttttgcagtatgatcacgacagaaatatttttgaagttcgcaccgatATCCATCAAAATCGAAGGAATAATGTACATACCATAGATGAAtctagaaggttatgctcttgtgggaaatggtTCATCTACCACATGTtgtgctcacatgccatcaggtgctttcaacatacaggtttagggccaaccaactacattgataaacaatatagtgttgctgcttacttaaacacctatagtgggcagttacagccagtgggtgctgagcattattggccaccGGAACTATTTAAAATGGTCTATAACAAGGACTATTTGTGTCGAATACAGGTGCAGAAGATAacgcgtatacggaaccaaaCGGATGTTAGCGATATCATTTATGCGCGCAAATATGGTATATGCTCACAAACTGAACACGACCGTCGAAAATGTCCTTCGGCTGGTTTGGGTGGTGGTGGTAATCAAGCTCGTGGTGGGTGTTCTTCTAATGTTCCCAACTATCAATGAGTTTATGTTGTAATAAGTAGATATTTTGTTTATGTTGCAagatgtatcaaataaaattatgttttcattgttgttaaatcttattgatatttaacattttTCAGTTGAGTAAATTAATGCATTTCTCCCTCCCGTTTATGTAATCaaaaatagtattggattaaaaagcggaaaaatatgtgaatatatttgataaatatagttgaTAAATATAGTTCAAAAATAGTTGAGTTAAAGGTAGATTTCTGATAAATATGTGAATAcacatagcgcggttaaatactacgttatgtgaatatatatagcgcggttaaatattACGTtacgtgaatatatatatatcgcagttaaatactacgttatgtgtattATCTTGTCGAACTGAAAAGCTACCCGTCTGAGAAAATGCTATTTTGTATCCGTAATCATCTTTAACACGcaaagcatagcgcggttaaatactaagttatgtgaatatatatatatatatatatatatatatgttaaatactacgttatgtgtattgtcttatCGAACTGAAAAGCTGCCCGTCTGAGAAAAAGTTGTTTTGTATCCGTAATCATCTTTAACACGCAAAGCATAGCgcagttaaatactacgttatgtgaatatatatagcgcggttaaatactacattatgtgtgttgtcttgcctataaataacgggcgcattctagttattttttgcgcttaacaataaccaatagcaaaactttccataaaagcaAGGTTTTTTTTTTAACGCTTTAACAAATGTCTGAACGCCTTTATGTACCAAGATGCCAGTGCGGCAAAAAATATTTGATGGATGACTGTTGGGATGATGGTGAAGTTGGACGCCACTACTGGATGTGTGGACAAGTTTTATAGGGTTCTCGATGAACCTTTTTGCAATTTTGAGGTATGGATTGATGAACCGTGTAAGCAGGAATGCTACAAACGATCTTTGCAGTATCTTCGTGATTTGACCTTAAAACAGTGTGAATATGAAAAAGAATATAAACGAGAAATTGCGAAGTTGAAGGAGAAACTGAAAGAGCcagaattagaaaaaaataagatggaagagaaatttaaatggctggagcagagaataatgggcggcagtgactaaacaatgacatgtatgtgttgagtgtactactttatctttatgtttcccgtgtcatgtattttcattagttgtactgaatttaaactatgttaagttattatgttttgtgtttgtgttgtaatattaaaataaagaaggaacgggaaaataaaaacataatgcgcatattatgtaaacaaaaaaaattgttgttattatttacataaaataatatttacataaaatacaaaaaaaaaaatcaatgtgtcccacagcctgtgtgcttcaatgcagccgctggcctgaggcgcatcccatcccgcccggctatgctatcaggatcatccttatCACGGCGCCTCTTTATAGcaggatgcgctgcagcatgatcaTCAGTGGTGCTGGTAGGAACGGTAGAAGGAGCCGTCGGTCCAGTAGAAACCTAAAGAAGAATAAGTCAGCTCAGTATAGGAAAGTATATATTAAGTCACAacaatttaaattgtcttaccatggtctcatcgggctcctgaatataatcttCCGTCGCAGCCATGTCAGCATCACACAAATGGGCCTCCGTGACGGGCGGggatgaagccttaataagaaaattaataaagttatggaaaataaatgagaaaagaaaaaacaaatttaaatttaatactaaTAAAAACATACCTGTGCCtgtgatgatgagccataactcagccgaCGTCCACTATCCAAATCTCGGGTCGGCCGATCCTCAGCAGCGGTCGATGACCCTGGGAAGTATGCTTCCCAATCCTCTCCGGTAAGGTTCGTGCCCGTGATCAATAACGGAcctgacggggtcacctgcgaagtccctggcGTGAGCTGCATCCCAAGGCTGTATGACGGCATGCTGGTGGGATACTCGTCTGACTCATGTAGGTCACCCGGCAGATCAGCACCAACATTATCAATATGggcctcaacgcccccttgctggggaccacctcctcgccgCCCACCACGACCCCGTGCGGCAACCCTGCCTCGTGGGGCACCCCTACCTCGAGGGGCACCCCTCCCTCATGCGACACCCCTACCTCATTGGTGCTGCTCTGGCGCCATATAAGCAGGGTCGTGTCCCAAGCGTTGATCCTTTCGAGCTCGCTGCAATGTCTGGGCAGCTACCTCTGCAACCTGCCGGCCGTAATCGTGCAAAGCGGCCGCTCCCTCGCCGGCATGctgctgcatctgcagtcccatctggt contains:
- the LOC138906386 gene encoding uncharacterized protein, which produces MDTFNRNHYNLDIDLISLVLIPHLEASIRYKIKECTTSVHQEYGHTIIKRKAFLGRKRAFEIVYGNWDKSFAALPKYMAALQHFNPGIVVEWKLERIPGKLEYIFNYVFWTFKPAIDGFPHYRPVISIDDTHVYGKYDIKLLIAVAVDANGQIFPLAFAICANESQETWTLFLNHLKEHVVKQCSGIYLISDRHGENLPAWQEPYAYHYYYVRHFKTNFQKAHPNKDLHDLMWMAATDHQEHKFRRHMESIRQEDERAYHWLMRHELQKWTLHADGGRRWGILTTNVSESFNGLLKSARGLPVTAMVRMSFKQMVERFVEKTVAATSLMESGVEFMPLPMKRFEKCRRRAHWHSFLQYDHDRNIFEVRTDIHQNRRNNVHTIDESRRLCSCGKWFIYHMLCSHAIRCFQHTGLGPTNYIDKQYSVAAYLNTYSGQLQPVGAEHYWPPELFKMVYNKDYLCRIQVQKITRIRNQTDVSDIIYARKYGICSQTEHDRRKCPSAGLGGGGNQARGGCSSNVPNYQ